Proteins encoded by one window of Pseudokineococcus lusitanus:
- a CDS encoding glycosyltransferase family 2 protein: MLTARPSADPRLAVVVITHRRREEVLRCLERLRDAPERPAVAVVDNGSDDGTAEAVAREHPWALLVALPENLGALGRDAGVAALERGPGPAPEFVAFCDDDTWWEPGSLALAADVLAAHPALACVTARILVEPGAREDAIVAELRDSPVEGPAWLPGPALGSFLAGASVVRRSAFREVGGFSRRLWLGGEEELMASDLAAAGWELCYLPDLVVHHQPSPARERLRRRRDGVRNTLWFTWLRRPLPAAARRTRHLLGSIPRDRTSAQGVRAALAGLPWVVRERRVLPPYAEARFLALEDAQRRSTARHYG, from the coding sequence GTGCTCACCGCGCGGCCGTCGGCCGACCCGAGGCTCGCCGTCGTCGTCATCACGCACCGCCGCCGCGAGGAGGTCCTGCGCTGCCTCGAGCGGCTGCGGGACGCCCCCGAGCGGCCCGCCGTCGCCGTCGTCGACAACGGCTCGGACGACGGGACGGCCGAGGCCGTGGCGCGGGAGCACCCCTGGGCGTTGCTCGTCGCGCTGCCCGAGAACCTCGGCGCGCTGGGCCGCGACGCGGGCGTCGCGGCGCTGGAGCGCGGCCCGGGCCCCGCGCCGGAGTTCGTGGCCTTCTGCGACGACGACACCTGGTGGGAGCCGGGCTCCCTCGCGCTCGCGGCCGACGTCCTCGCCGCCCACCCGGCCCTGGCCTGCGTGACCGCGCGCATCCTCGTCGAGCCCGGCGCCCGCGAGGACGCGATCGTCGCCGAGCTGCGCGACTCCCCCGTCGAGGGGCCCGCGTGGCTGCCCGGGCCGGCGCTCGGCAGCTTCCTCGCGGGTGCGTCGGTGGTGCGCCGCAGCGCCTTCCGCGAGGTCGGCGGCTTCTCGCGCCGGCTCTGGCTCGGCGGCGAGGAGGAGCTCATGGCGTCCGACCTCGCGGCGGCCGGCTGGGAGCTCTGCTACCTGCCCGACCTCGTCGTCCACCACCAGCCCTCGCCCGCCCGGGAGCGGCTGCGCCGTCGCCGTGACGGCGTCCGCAACACGCTGTGGTTCACCTGGTTGCGGCGCCCGCTGCCGGCGGCCGCCCGCCGGACGCGGCACCTGCTCGGCAGCATCCCCCGCGACCGCACCAGCGCCCAGGGCGTGCGCGCGGCCCTCGCCGGCCTCCCCTGGGTCGTCCGCGAGCGCCGGGTCCTCCCGCCCTACGCCGAGGCCCGCTTCCTCGCCCTCGAGGACGCCCAGCGCCGGTCGACGGCCCGCCACTACGGCTGA
- a CDS encoding SpoIIE family protein phosphatase, whose protein sequence is MREPYADAGPLMALYESVDWASTPLGPPSGWDQALRHAVGLVLTTRFPATLLWGDDLVLVYNEPYAETIGEKHPDALGRRCVDVFPEAWADIEPMLRGVLADEGPTWAEDVRMPLAGPGGKVLERFFTFGYSPVRDDEGRVVGVLDITAETTHQVVDRRRLELLARLSERLTDLEDPDLLGEEALPLLRAAALDLPEVDLLPAVAGGMPAGRDVVLGGTTAAGRTRALVRLPGAAPRPERPVLVVGLHDEVPADGVYLEFLVLVAGVLGTALERARAHTAERESGALARSMSEALQRDLLGELPQPAGLQLAARYQPAGSDLRVGGDWYDAFVAADGGTCVVVGDVSGHDAGAAVAMAQVRNVLRGVGHALAEPPALVLTALDRAMGDLRVGALATGVLARVEPVDGARDGAHLLRWSNAGHPPPVLVHPDGRAELLTRRSDLLLGLGVEASRRDHEVLMPPGSTLLLYTDGLVERRDAHLSDGMTWVREATAALVAAGADAEELCDALLQQVGAEVDDDVALLAVRCRRRGA, encoded by the coding sequence GTGAGAGAGCCCTACGCCGACGCCGGGCCGCTCATGGCCCTGTACGAGTCGGTGGACTGGGCGTCCACCCCGCTCGGCCCGCCGTCGGGCTGGGACCAGGCCCTGCGTCACGCCGTCGGTCTCGTCCTCACGACCCGCTTCCCTGCGACGCTGCTGTGGGGCGACGACCTCGTCCTCGTCTACAACGAGCCCTACGCGGAGACGATCGGCGAGAAGCACCCCGACGCCCTCGGGCGCCGCTGCGTCGACGTCTTCCCCGAGGCGTGGGCCGACATCGAGCCGATGCTCCGCGGCGTCCTCGCCGACGAGGGGCCCACGTGGGCCGAGGACGTCCGGATGCCGCTCGCGGGGCCGGGCGGCAAGGTCCTCGAGCGCTTCTTCACCTTCGGCTACTCGCCGGTCCGGGACGACGAGGGGCGCGTCGTCGGCGTCCTCGACATCACCGCCGAGACGACGCACCAGGTCGTCGACCGCCGGCGCCTCGAGCTCCTGGCGCGCCTCAGCGAGCGGCTCACCGACCTCGAGGACCCCGACCTCCTCGGGGAGGAGGCCCTGCCGCTGCTGCGCGCCGCGGCGCTGGACCTCCCGGAGGTCGACCTCCTGCCCGCGGTCGCCGGGGGCATGCCCGCGGGGCGGGACGTCGTCCTCGGCGGCACGACGGCGGCCGGCCGCACGCGGGCCCTCGTCCGGCTGCCGGGCGCGGCGCCCCGCCCGGAGCGCCCGGTGCTCGTCGTCGGCCTCCACGACGAGGTGCCCGCGGACGGGGTCTACCTCGAGTTCCTCGTGCTCGTCGCGGGCGTCCTCGGGACCGCCCTCGAGCGGGCGCGGGCGCACACCGCCGAGCGGGAGTCGGGAGCGCTGGCGCGCTCGATGTCGGAGGCGCTCCAGCGCGACCTGCTCGGGGAGCTCCCGCAGCCGGCGGGCCTCCAGCTCGCCGCGCGGTACCAGCCGGCCGGGTCGGACCTGCGGGTCGGCGGCGACTGGTACGACGCCTTCGTCGCGGCCGACGGGGGCACGTGCGTCGTCGTCGGGGACGTCAGCGGCCACGACGCCGGGGCCGCCGTCGCGATGGCGCAGGTGCGCAACGTGCTGCGGGGCGTCGGGCACGCCCTCGCGGAGCCGCCCGCCCTCGTGCTGACGGCGCTCGACCGCGCGATGGGCGACCTCCGCGTCGGCGCGCTCGCCACCGGGGTCCTGGCCCGGGTGGAGCCCGTCGACGGCGCCCGCGACGGCGCGCACCTGCTGCGCTGGTCCAACGCCGGCCACCCCCCGCCGGTCCTCGTCCACCCCGACGGCCGGGCGGAGCTGCTGACGCGGCGCAGCGACCTCCTGCTCGGGCTGGGCGTCGAGGCGTCGCGGCGCGACCACGAGGTGCTGATGCCGCCCGGCTCGACGCTGCTGCTCTACACCGACGGCCTCGTGGAGCGGCGGGACGCGCACCTGTCCGACGGGATGACCTGGGTGCGCGAGGCGACGGCGGCGCTCGTGGCCGCCGGCGCGGACGCCGAGGAGCTGTGCGACGCCCTCCTGCAGCAGGTGGGCGCCGAGGTCGACGACGACGTGGCGCTCCTCGCCGTCCGCTGCCGCCGCCGCGGCGCCTGA
- a CDS encoding carboxylesterase/lipase family protein, translating to MSSTATAPDAAPVASPPTGAVRGVRRSTPHGEADSWRGVPYARPPLGAHRFGPARPHEPWTGVRDATRPGPASAQVVPVVPGPIGLALGTTGRRTEDCLTVDVHAPAGAAADGRRRPVLVWVHGGAFSSGSPGAYDGAGLAARGDVVVVCVGYRLGVLGFVDVGDVVARTRPGGLGVDPDRVPSNPGLRDVVRALEWVRDEVEAFGGDPARVTLAGESAGSAAVALLMTSPAARGLFAQAVCQSGALTIATDREDAARLARDLCSRLGVSREEPEGLWRASTREVLAVGQALSATRAQGLTTRPWFDDDLLPASLPDAHAADVPPVPLLAGTNRDEHTLFRTVARDVLPETRARLVAALEAAAGPEVVEQVLPAYPRDERGLTDLGSHLVFTMPSVHHSDAHARRAPVYRYRLDRGTAVLGLGATHGLELHLLWPSAAGRALRRLDRDGTLAALADRLQRHWLHFVAHGTPDPALGAWPRYDEERRATLVLDDVDRVVDDPEGAQREVWRGRDVLVR from the coding sequence GTGAGCAGCACCGCGACCGCCCCCGACGCCGCCCCCGTCGCGTCGCCGCCGACCGGGGCCGTCCGCGGCGTCCGTCGCAGCACCCCCCACGGCGAGGCCGACTCCTGGCGCGGCGTGCCCTACGCCCGCCCGCCGCTGGGCGCGCACCGCTTCGGGCCCGCCCGGCCGCACGAGCCGTGGACGGGCGTGCGCGACGCCACGCGCCCCGGCCCGGCGAGCGCCCAGGTGGTCCCCGTCGTGCCCGGCCCGATCGGCCTGGCGCTGGGGACCACGGGCCGCCGGACCGAGGACTGCCTCACCGTCGACGTCCACGCGCCGGCCGGCGCCGCCGCCGACGGCCGGCGTCGGCCCGTCCTCGTCTGGGTCCACGGCGGCGCCTTCTCCAGCGGCAGCCCCGGCGCCTACGACGGCGCAGGGCTCGCGGCCCGGGGCGACGTCGTCGTGGTCTGCGTGGGGTACCGGCTCGGCGTCCTCGGCTTCGTCGACGTCGGCGACGTCGTCGCTCGCACCCGGCCGGGCGGTCTCGGGGTCGACCCCGACCGCGTCCCCAGCAACCCGGGCCTGCGCGACGTCGTCCGGGCGCTGGAGTGGGTGCGGGACGAGGTGGAGGCCTTCGGGGGCGACCCGGCACGGGTGACGCTGGCGGGGGAGTCGGCCGGCTCGGCGGCGGTCGCGCTGCTCATGACGAGCCCCGCCGCGAGAGGCCTCTTCGCGCAGGCGGTCTGCCAGAGCGGCGCGCTCACCATCGCGACCGACCGGGAGGACGCCGCCCGCCTGGCCCGGGACCTGTGCTCGCGGCTCGGCGTGAGCCGGGAGGAGCCGGAGGGCCTCTGGCGGGCGTCGACCCGGGAGGTGCTGGCGGTGGGGCAGGCGCTGTCCGCCACCCGGGCGCAGGGGCTGACGACCCGGCCGTGGTTCGACGACGACCTCCTGCCGGCGTCGCTGCCGGACGCCCACGCGGCGGACGTGCCGCCCGTGCCGCTGCTCGCGGGCACCAACCGCGACGAGCACACGCTCTTCCGGACCGTCGCCCGCGACGTCCTGCCGGAGACGCGGGCCCGGCTCGTGGCCGCCCTGGAGGCGGCCGCCGGCCCCGAGGTCGTCGAGCAGGTGCTCCCCGCCTACCCGCGGGACGAGCGCGGCCTCACCGACCTCGGCAGCCACCTCGTCTTCACGATGCCGAGCGTCCACCACAGCGACGCGCACGCCCGTCGGGCGCCGGTGTACCGCTACCGCCTCGACCGCGGCACCGCCGTCCTCGGCCTCGGCGCCACGCACGGCCTCGAGCTGCACCTGCTGTGGCCGAGCGCGGCCGGGAGGGCGCTGCGGCGGCTGGACCGCGACGGGACCCTCGCGGCCCTCGCCGACCGCCTGCAGCGGCACTGGCTGCACTTCGTCGCCCACGGCACGCCGGACCCCGCGCTCGGGGCCTGGCCGCGGTACGACGAGGAGCGCCGCGCCACGCTCGTGCTCGACGACGTCGACCGCGTCGTCGACGACCCCGAGGGCGCCCAGCGGGAGGTGTGGCGGGGGAGGGACGTGCTCGTGCGGTGA
- the nhaA gene encoding Na+/H+ antiporter NhaA — MSPTDPTPGPPGGSSLGHHPLPGGRHSLSDVLSGERLGGLLLLAGAAVALVWANSPWRGTYAGIAETVVGPASLHLDLSLATWAADGLLAVFFFVVGLELKREIVAGTLRDPKTAAVPAIAAVGGMALPAAIYTVVVLVSGVDALHGWAVPTATDIAFAVAVLAVVGKGLPVGLRTFLLTLAVVDDLLAITIIAIFYTADLAVLWLLAALPLVLLFAVLARLRPVSGATRVVVLVVMAAAAVVAWAMVHESGVHATVAGVVLGFTVPAVARRGEALSPSERYEHAVRPWSAGLALPVFAFFAAGVSVVDAGGLGSVLGQPVALAVVLGLVVGKVFGIMVVTTLVARLTPLEIPQGLRPSHLLGVSLLAGIGFTVSLLISELAFEPGEMQDGAKVAVLVGSLISAVLASVVLTLQRRALRDDPVLETRAQL; from the coding sequence ATGAGCCCCACCGACCCGACCCCGGGCCCCCCCGGGGGGAGCAGCCTGGGTCACCACCCGTTGCCCGGTGGGCGCCACAGCCTCTCCGACGTCCTGTCCGGCGAGCGGCTCGGCGGCCTCCTCCTCCTCGCCGGTGCCGCCGTCGCGCTCGTGTGGGCCAACTCGCCGTGGCGGGGGACGTACGCGGGCATCGCCGAGACGGTCGTCGGGCCGGCGTCGCTGCACCTCGACCTGTCCCTGGCCACGTGGGCGGCCGACGGGCTCCTCGCCGTCTTCTTCTTCGTCGTCGGGCTCGAGCTCAAGCGCGAGATCGTCGCGGGGACCCTGCGCGACCCCAAGACGGCGGCGGTGCCGGCCATCGCCGCCGTGGGCGGGATGGCGCTGCCGGCCGCGATCTACACGGTGGTCGTCCTCGTGTCGGGCGTCGACGCCCTGCACGGGTGGGCCGTGCCCACCGCGACGGACATCGCCTTCGCGGTGGCCGTGCTGGCCGTCGTCGGCAAGGGCCTGCCGGTGGGCCTGCGGACCTTCCTGCTGACGCTGGCCGTCGTCGACGACCTGCTCGCCATCACCATCATCGCGATCTTCTACACCGCGGACCTCGCCGTCCTGTGGCTGCTGGCGGCGCTGCCGCTCGTCCTGCTCTTCGCGGTGCTGGCGCGGCTGCGGCCCGTGAGCGGTGCGACGCGGGTGGTCGTCCTCGTCGTCATGGCCGCCGCCGCCGTCGTGGCCTGGGCGATGGTGCACGAGTCGGGCGTCCACGCCACCGTCGCGGGTGTCGTCCTCGGCTTCACCGTGCCCGCCGTCGCCCGCCGCGGCGAGGCGCTGTCGCCCTCCGAGCGCTACGAGCACGCGGTGCGGCCCTGGTCGGCCGGCCTGGCGCTGCCCGTCTTCGCCTTCTTCGCCGCCGGCGTCTCCGTCGTCGACGCGGGCGGTCTCGGCAGCGTGCTGGGCCAGCCCGTCGCCCTCGCCGTCGTCCTCGGCCTCGTGGTGGGCAAGGTGTTCGGCATCATGGTCGTCACCACGCTCGTGGCCCGCCTGACGCCGTTGGAGATCCCCCAGGGGCTCCGCCCGTCCCACCTCCTCGGCGTCTCGCTGCTCGCCGGTATCGGCTTCACCGTCTCGCTGCTCATCAGCGAGCTGGCGTTCGAGCCCGGCGAGATGCAGGACGGCGCCAAGGTCGCCGTGCTCGTGGGCTCGCTCATCTCGGCGGTGCTCGCGTCGGTGGTCCTCACGCTGCAGCGTCGCGCGCTGCGCGACGACCCCGTCCTCGAGACCCGCGCGCAGCTCTGA